One part of the Candida albicans SC5314 chromosome R, complete sequence genome encodes these proteins:
- a CDS encoding uncharacterized protein (Mitochondrial inner membrane protein; mammalian mitofilin domain; Spider biofilm repressed) has protein sequence MIRITSRSVKGAAGIRSVSSSTVRLNIAPKVVSPPVPPPVKPQGSEIPPPPPPPPPPPKAKRFSLFGFLFKTTLLATVVYGGTLYAATKNDKVMDFVIDKQLPFHEELIDLIENGSTEDLQEAWEQLKNKFTDVKLPTKDDIDELTQKLEHRGEDIIKETKKKIASTHIGHKSGTDLTPTEQLQRGVEIESVKKDVAHLPLIELNSDLGKSVDETVKQTITSFNNFIQSIDASSLATKDDKLITSINTSVNQLASRLNSLTKDFDNELQNKLKVSQTELFSSFTKKELELTENLLHQFSTEKQQLEAKLNQKLSQEIQAARAAISQAASNAVAMVRIEQTKNFEKLVSEKLNEERNGRLANLEKLNDRIVELEKFAEGFETQIVSNHKKAIIHQAVSKLKSLLLAPAAGDKPQPIKPYIDELTKIATDDEVLALAIKDLSPLITNESTHSILTNAQLLSRWEQLAPELRSASLLPPNAGLLGHLASIVFSKLLLPVKGVKEDGKDIESVIGRVESSLARGELDIAVEEAANLKGWSRKLANDWVVEGRKRLEIEFLLGLIESESKII, from the coding sequence ATGATTAGAATTACGAGTCGCAGCGTGAAAGGAGCTGCAGGTATTCGTAGTGTTTCATCAAGTACTGTGAGACTCAATATTGCCCCAAAAGTAGTTTCACCACCAGTTCCACCACCAGTCAAACCACAGGGATCAGAAATTCCACCACCgccgccaccaccacctccacctCCAAAGGCTAAGAGATTCTCATTGTTTGGATTTCTTTTCAAGACTACTTTGTTAGCCACTGTGGTTTATGGAGGAACTTTATATGCTGCCACAAAGAATGACAAAGTTATGgattttgtaattgataaGCAATTACCATTCcatgaagaattgattgatttaattgagAATGGATCCACCGAGGATTTACAAGAAGCATGggaacaattgaaaaacaaattcacAGATGTCAAATTGCCTACTAAAGATGACATTGACGAACTTACTCAAAAATTGGAACACAGGGGTGAAGACATAATCAAGgaaaccaaaaagaaaatagcTTCTACTCACATTGGGCATAAAAGCGGTACAGACTTGACTCCCACTGAACAATTACAAAGAggtgttgaaattgaaagtgTTAAAAAAGACGTTGCCCATTTGCCtttgattgaattaaattCTGACCTTGGCAAGTCGGTCGACGAAACAGTTAAGCAAACAATTACTTcattcaacaactttatacaatcaattgatgcCAGTTCCCTTGCCACCAAAGATGACAAACTAATTACATCGATAAACACTAGTGTTAACCAATTGGCCTCTAGATTGAACAGCTTGACCAAggattttgataatgagTTACagaacaaattgaaagtaTCTCAAACAGAATTGTTTTCATCgtttacaaaaaaagaattggaattaaCCGAGAATTTGTTGCACCAATTTAGCACAGAAAAGCAACAATTGGAAGctaaattgaatcaaaaattgaGCCAAGAAATTCAAGCAGCTAGAGCTGCTATTTCACAAGCCGCAAGTAATGCAGTTGCCATGGTTAGAATCGAGCAAACTaaaaactttgaaaaattggtcTCTGAGAAATTGAACGAAGAAAGAAATGGTAGATTAGCCAACTTagagaaattgaatgaccgtattgttgaattagaGAAGTTTGCTGAAGGATTCGAAACCCAAATTGTGTCCAATCATAAAAAGGCAATCATTCACCAAGCTGTGTCCAAACTCAAGTCTTTATTATTGGCTCCAGCTGCAGGTGATAAACCACAACCTATCAAACCATATATTGACGAGTTAACCAAAATTGCCACTGATGACGAAGTTTTGGCATTAGCCATAAAAGATTTGAGTCCATTGATTACTAACGAGTCTACCCATTCTATTTTGACGAATGCCCAGTTGTTGTCTCGTTGGGAACAATTGGCACCAGAATTGAGATCTGCTTCATTGTTGCCACCAAATGCAGGTTTATTAGGACACTTGgcatcaattgttttttctAAACTTTTATTACCAGTGAAAGGTGTTAAAGAAGATGGCAAAGATATTGAATCTGTCATTGGAAGAGTAGAATCAAGTTTGGCCAGAGGTGAATTGGATATTGCAGTTGAAGAAGCTGCTAACTTGAAAGGATGGAGTAGAAAGCTTGCCAATGATTGGGTTGTTGAAGGCAGAAAGAGACTTGAAATTGAGTTCCTACTTGGTTTAATTGAAAGCGAATCAAAGATTATTTAA
- a CDS encoding uncharacterized protein (Protein of unknown function; rat catheter biofilm induced): MTVTYLNTTPKTPVYHKPPLEKSTATNIFVLIPGNPGLVDFYISYLDSIRKHFPQFETLCIGHVGFLDSTKRKIYDVPSQIEHKYDVLKQLILTKNESNLIPNLYFLHHSMGSFVYQRTIRKLYHDENLNGKFNIKFSGFVTPTIHNISASSSGRVLSGLMQRNVPIVSIVLVFRFFVSLIPALILRKLLHYHLLGNKTGDGFENSVEGAYKIVKSGTVVNQALEMAKEEMLIIDTQDDINDWYFNHSNKGIKNWLFFARNDHWVANETREYLIDKYGNSDNTLCEVCDDETNPISHSFCVAQSDQFAKITVARIKEICNIDLD, from the coding sequence ATGACTGTAACTTACTTGAACACCACACCCAAAACACCGGTCTACCATAAACCCCCGTTAGAGAAATCGACTGCTACaaatatatttgttttaattcCAGGGAATCCCGGATTGGTAGATTTTTATATATCGTATTTGGACTCAATACGTAAACACTTCCCGCAGTTCGAAACGTTATGTATTGGCCATGTTGGATTTCTTGACTCaactaaaagaaaaatttatgaTGTTCCTTCTCAAATCGAACATAAATATGACGTTTTGAAACAGTTGATCTTAACCAAAAACGAGTCTAACTTAATTCCcaatttgtattttttgcACCATTCAATGGGGTCTTTTGTTTATCAACGCACGATTAGAAAGTTGTACCACGATGAAAACTTAAATGGgaaatttaatattaagTTTAGCGGATTCGTCACTCCAACCATTCATAATATTTCTGCGTCGTCCTCAGGACGGGTATTGTCTGGCTTAATGCAAAGAAATGTTCCAATCGTCAGTATCGTACTTGTCTTTAGATTTTTTGTTAGTTTGATTCCTGCATTAATTTTACGCAAACTTTTgcattatcatttattaGGCAACAAAACTGGCGACGGGTTTGAAAATTCTGTTGAAGGTGCTTATAAAATAGTTAAATCCGGAACTGTGGTTAATCAAGCATTAGAAATGGCAAAGGAAGAAATGTTAATTATAGATACACAAGACGACATTAACGACTGGTACTTTAACCATTCAAATAAAGGGATCAAGAACTGGTTATTTTTTGCTCGAAACGATCACTGGGTCGCTAATGAAACTAGAGAATACttgattgataaatatgGCAATAGTGACAATACTCTCTGCGAAGTATGCGATGATGAGACAAATCCTATCAGTCATAGTTTCTGTGTTGCTCAGAGTGATCAATTTGCAAAGATCACAGTAGCAAGaatcaaagaaatttgTAACATAGATTTAGATTAA
- the NCS2 gene encoding Ncs2p (Putative cytosolic thiouridylase subunit; Spider biofilm induced), with protein MPEAIVYLTETEICQKCKTENAVVHARVEKLCSNCYIRFIRGKLRKQMHDERYKVKFGRAVEQYGTQRILLALSGGESSLVLLDIFGSLLQEQNELHKGKQGFELVVVNLDEYELDSLNNRIQKVFPELLAKYQPVKISLNVLSLDSYVDEESLHRILLTPDFRAMSKSIDPTRVTLTEILRLCPNKSSAEDLLTIVYNDLILRVAAKEDCQTVVYGHCMTRLANEIIALTVKGRGSIIHKSIADHTETIDDKEIKVMFPLREILQAEISAYVKLAELNKYVISSTVQKSKINKNLTIRDLTTNYFKQLDATGYASTASTVAKTGEKLGSPSNVLCQCQICGADIHQNPSNWLKRITVTDPAAITTDEEKEYYEMFRASLSPDNEDKNNSDSPIDICFGCTVTLGGVKGDTGFIWPLQGSSELKYEYRNDNQEKQKVLDEFVLTDDEGDIEV; from the coding sequence ATGCCAGAAGCCATAGTATACTTAACTGAAACCGAAATTTGTCAGAAATGCAAAACTGAAAATGCTGTAGTTCATGCAAGAGTTGAAAAGCTTTGCTCAAATTGCTATATACGTTTTATTCGAGGTAAACTTAGAAAGCAAATGCACGATGAGAGGTATAAAGTCAAATTTGGAAGAGCAGTTGAGCAATACGGGACTCAAAGAATACTTCTAGCTTTATCAGGTGGCGAGTCATCTTTAGTGCTATTAGATATTTTTGGCTCTTTGTTACAAGAACAAAATGAACTACATAAGGGCAAACAAGGATTTGAATTAGTGGTTGTTAACTTAGATGAATACGAATTAGACAGCTTGAACAACAGGATCCAGAAAGTCTTTCCAGAGCTCTTAGCAAAGTACCAACCGGTGAAAATAAGCTTGAATGTATTATCTTTGGATTCTTATGTTGATGAGGAAAGTTTACACAGAATTTTATTAACTCCAGATTTTAGAGCTATGCTGAAATCTATTGATCCAACAAGAGTGACTTTAACTGAAATATTGAGACTTTGTCCAAACAAGTCTTCTGCAGAGGACTTGTTGACAATTGTGTATAATGACTTGATTTTGAGAGTGGCTGCAAAGGAAGACTGCCAAACAGTTGTATATGGGCATTGTATGACTCGTCTAGCCAACGAGATCATTGCTTTGACAGTTAAGGGTCGTGGGTCTATTATTCACAAATCGATTGCTGACCATACTGAAACTATTGACgataaagaaataaaagtGATGTTCCCATTGAGAGAAATTTTGCAAGCAGAAATATCAGCGTATGTAAAGTTGGCTGAGTTAAACAAATATGTCATACTGTCGACTGTCCAGAAATccaaaataaacaaaaacttgACTATTAGAGATTTGACAACGAATTATTTCAAGCAACTAGACGCAACTGGATATGCATCAACGGCATCCACAGTAGCGAAAACAGGTGAAAAATTGGGAAGCCCAAGTAATGTGTTATGCCAATGTCAAATTTGCGGTGCTGATATACATCAAAATCCAAGCAATTGGTTGAAAAGAATTACTGTTACTGATCCTGCTGCTATAACtactgatgaagaaaaagagtaTTATGAAATGTTCAGAGCCAGTTTGTCTCCAGACAACGAAGACAAAAATAACAGTGATAGCCCAATAGATATTTGCTTTGGATGTACTGTAACTCTTGGTGGAGTTAAAGGAGATACTGGATTTATCTGGCCATTACAGGGCAGCCTGGAATTAAAGTACGAGTATCGCAACGATAACCAAGAGAAACAGAAGGTTTTGGATGAGTTTGTTTTGACTGATGATGAAGGTGATATAGAAGTGTAG
- a CDS encoding uncharacterized protein (Has domain(s) with predicted role in anaphase-promoting complex-dependent proteasomal ubiquitin-dependent protein catabolic process, regulation of mitotic metaphase/anaphase transition and anaphase-promoting complex localization): MYSSNPFPSDLFSLWNHKTRDSKMSNKGEQEHIKNLYAPPLSAYSSDFPGASLYQLEYTINTTTNSSPLFTNTPLTQSKRAQLAKIRNTGYTTIRPIGIVQTMEEIELEKVYYSSDEQTMDPAAAAIENSSDAIVGANASTVSIQQQIQQPEIDLDAQVFNADEIYAGTDDERDSLDESDVQRMRRQAGVTMDDEGFMAAEVEYQEDHSLDSEPNTGILINSSNSGTSTTFNSNTNTGRTVTTNPTTTSGSLLPIDEQNENEYSEQDMIVD; this comes from the coding sequence ATGTACTCCTCAAACCCCTTTCCCAGCGACCTTTTCAGCCTATGGAACCACAAGACACGTGATTCTAAGATGTCTAATAAAGGTGAACAAGAACACATAAAAAACTTGTACGCCCCTCCACTATCGGCATATTCTTCAGACTTCCCAGGTGCCAGTTTGTACCAATTAGAATATACTATAAACACAACAACCAATAGCTCTCCCTTATTTACTAATACTCCTTTGACTCAACTGAAACGCGCACAATTAGCTAAAATAAGAAATACTGGTTATACCACTATTAGACCGATTGGAATTGTACAAACTAtggaagaaattgaattggaaaaagtGTATTACAGCCTGGATGAACAAACAATGGACCCCGCAGCAGCAGCCATAGAGAATTCCAGCGATGCTATAGTAGGCGCTAACGCTAGCACCGTATcaatacaacaacagaTACAACAACCAGAAATTGACTTAGATGCGCAGGTATTTAATGCTGATGAAATATACGCCGGTACAGACGATGAAAGGGATTCTTTAGACGAACTGGATGTGCAACGTATGCGTAGACAAGCTGGTGTCACTATGGATGATGAAGGGTTTATGGCAGCAGAAGTTGAATATCAAGAAGATCATAGTTTAGATTCAGAGCCAAATACGGgaatattgataaacaGTAGCAACAGTGGTACAAGCACaactttcaattctaataCCAATACAGGTCGTACTGTAACTACTAATCCTACTACAACGAGTGGTTCTTTGTTGCCAATTGATGAACAAAACGAAAACGAATATTCAGAACAAGATATGATCGTAGACTAA
- the YVH1 gene encoding tyrosine protein phosphatase (Putative dual specificity phosphatase (phosphoserine/threonine and phosphotyrosine phosphatase); required for wild-type growth rate and for wild-type virulence in mouse model of systemic infection; Hap43p-induced gene): MSVKRILGGLYLSSIDPIFKEIDLKSEYGITHILSVVPGTMKESYFSDYEWKQIEITDEETTNVIQYFPESYAFIESALFQNSNDKKHQSCVLVHCSQGVSRSATFIIAYLMQKYHLSIDQALHAVKRKCPGAEPNPGFMNQLKLYNEMGFKIDESNQKYNEILKSNSLKTDPTGRSLRDMIMEKSGSPKEVKEESLYELRCKRCRQILASSVHIENHDIPESDSRQSSFIKTAPNSRRIISVERASSVCSHYFFKEPVKWMKQELDKAEMEGKFQCPKCSSKVGGYSWRGSRCSCGKWMVPAIHLQEAKVDYIKRESTLRN; encoded by the coding sequence ATGCTGgtaaaaagaattttagGAGGACTATATTTGTCATCAATTGATCCTATTTTCAAGGAGATAGATTTGAAATCCGAATATGGCATTACTCATATATTATCTGTTGTTCCTGGAACCATGAAGGAATCCTATTTTTCTGATTATGAATGGAAACAGATTGAAATAACGGATGAAGAAACTACAAATGTGATTCAGTATTTTCCAGAGAGCTATGCTTTTATTGAATCTGCCCTTTTCCAAAATTCCAACGATAAAAAGCATCAAAGTTGTGTACTAGTGCACTGTTCCCAAGGTGTCTCTAGATCAGCAACATTTATAATAGCCTATTTGATGCAAAAATATCATTTGAGCATAGACCAGGCTTTGCACGCtgtaaaaagaaagtgtCCTGGTGCTGAACCAAATCCTGGGTTCATGAATCAGTTGAAACTATACAACGAAATGGGGTTTAAGATAGATGAAAGTAACCAGAAGTACAATGAAATATTGAAGAGCAACTCTTTGAAAACTGATCCAACAGGACGAAGCTTAAGAGACATGATAATGGAAAAAAGTGGCTCACCTAAGGAAGTAAAAGAAGAGCTGCTATACGAACTTCGTTGTAAAAGATGTCGTCAAATACTAGCTAGTAGTGTGCATATCGAAAATCATGATATCCCTGAGTCAGACTCCCGTCAATCAAGTTTTATCAAGACAGCTCCTAATTCGAGAAGAATAATATCTGTTGAACGGGCTAGTCTGGTTTGCTctcattattttttcaaagagCCAGTGAAATGGATGAAACAAGAATTAGATAAAGCTGAAATGGAAGGGAAGTTCCAGTGCCCTAAATGCTCCTCTAAGGTTGGGGGCTACAGTTGGAGAGGCTCTAGATGTTCGTGTGGAAAGTGGATGGTTCCAGCTATTCATTTACAGGAAGCAAAAGTAGATTATATAAAGAGAGAAAGCACTCTTCGTAATTAG
- a CDS encoding uncharacterized protein (Putative MFS transporter; predicted ORF in Assembly 20; removed from Assembly 21; restored based on conservation among several Candida species) produces MYAGRFILGIGVGIEGGGVGVYISESVPSNKRGSLVSLYQLSIALGEVLGYAIAAIFYEVHGGWRFMVGSSLVFSTIVLIGLFFLPESPRYLVFKGKFGEAFNVFARLRDLGDRHSKIEFVQMVQAAEAERELRLTQNKSKVWFELVTIPRNRRALVYGIVMITLGQLTGINAVMYYLSTLMGRIGFSTKNSVFMSLVGGGSLLIGTIPAILYMDKFGRRVWGYNLVGFFVGLVLVGVGYSIDIETNLAAAEGVYLTGLILYMGFFGSYACLTWVVPAESFSLGTRSQGMTICSALLYLWAFTVTYNFNRMKVAMTYTGLTIGFYGGIAFLGFFYQVLFMPETKGKTLEEIDEIFEKPSRQLIKENLSGLKRFWGR; encoded by the coding sequence ATGTATGCGGGAAGATTTATTTTGGGGATTGGTGTGGGTATCgaaggtggtggtgttggtgtGTACATTAGTGAGTCTGTGCCCAGTAACAAGCGTGGGAGTCTTGTTTCGCTCTATCAACTCAGTATTGCTCTTGGAGAGGTTTTGGGGTACGCCATTGCTGCTATCTTCTACGAGGTGCACGGAGGGTGGCGTTTCATGGTGGGTTCGTCGTTGGTGTTTTCTACGATTGTGTTGATTGgtcttttcttcttgccAGAGTCTCCGCGTTACTTGGTGTTCAAGGGGAAGTTTGGCGAAGCATTCAATGTGTTTGCTCGGTTGAGGGACTTGGGGGACAGACACAGCAAGATCGAGTTTGTGCAGATGGTCCAGGCTGCTGAGGCAGAAAGAGAGTTGCGTCTCACGCAGAACAAGAGCAAGGTGTGGTTTGAGTTGGTCACCATCCCCAGAAACCGCCGTGCCTTGGTGTATGGTATTGTGATGATCACCTTGGGTCAGTTGACGGGTATCAACGCTGTTATGTACTACTTGTCGACGTTGATGGGCAGAATCGGGTTCTCCACAAAGAACTCCGTGTTTATGTCCTTAGTTGGTGGCGGGTCGTTGCTTATTGGTACCATTCCAGCAATCTTGTACATGGACAAGTTTGGTCGTCGTGTGTGGGGGTACAACCTTGTTGGGTTCTTCGTTGGGTTGGTGTTGGTTGGTGTTGGATACTCGATTGACATTGAAACAAACTTGGCTGCTGCCGAAGGTGTCTATCTCACTGGTCTTATTTTGTACATGGGCTTTTTCGGGTCGTACGCCTGTTTGACATGGGTTGTGCCCGCCGAGTCGTTTTCGTTGGGGACCAGATCTCAAGGTATGACTATCTGTTCGGCATTGTTGTACTTGTGGGCGTTCACTGTCACATACAACTTCAACAGAATGAAGGTGGCCATGACATACACAGGGTTGACTATTGGGTTCTACGGTGGTATTGCGTTCCTCGGTTTCTTCTACCAGGTGTTGTTTATGCCAGAGACCAAGGGGAAGACTTTGGAAGAGATTGACGAGATATTCGAGAAGCCATCCAGACAGCTCATCAAGGAGAATCTTTCGGGGTTAAAGAGATTCTGGGGCCGTTGA
- a CDS encoding DNA 5'-adenosine monophosphate hydrolase (Ortholog(s) have DNA 5'-adenosine monophosphate hydrolase activity, mismatched DNA binding, single-strand break-containing DNA binding, single-stranded DNA binding, zinc ion binding activity), giving the protein MSFRDAFQKYIDHPERHDIVLFHDQNVIIIKDMFPKSTRHLLVIPRNRQVTKTHPLDAFCTDYPEFTGHELYNMVSGYVEKAKDLIIDELFRYSNVNDKSQLSEFRNTFIKAGVHSIPSLNNLHVHVITQDFHSPRMRNKKHYNSFTTKFFVPFEELNPELNESYCRRTSQPFSETESSQNSNSDCNSNTQYIVHERSTQVMEKLIKTTPFKCTSCSKTFGNSMVKLKAHLHEEYTKKYASFIVPNILIPNGVCAPCTK; this is encoded by the coding sequence ATGAGCTTTCGAGATGCGTTTCAAAAATACATAGACCACCCTGAACGACACGACATTGTTCTCTTCCACGACCAAAATGTGATTATAATCAAAGACATGTTCCCCAAGTCGACCAGACACTTGCTAGTCATTCCCCGAAACCGCCAGGTGACGAAAACCCATCCGTTAGATGCATTCTGCACTGATTATCCAGAATTCACAGGACACGAGCTCTACAATATGGTGCTGGGGTATGTTGAGAAGGCAAAGGATCTTATTATTGACGAGTTGTTCCGCTACTCCAACGTGAATGACAAGTCGCAGCTACTGGAGTTCAGAAACACGTTCATCAAAGCGGGGGTCCACAGCATTCCTTCCTTGAACAACCTACATGTCCATGTCATCACTCAAGACTTCCATTCTCCGAGAATGAGGAATAAGAAACATTACAATTCATTTACCACAAAGTTTTTTGTACCTTTTGAGGAGTTGAATCCTGAGTTGAACGAGAGCTACTGTCGTCGCACCTCCCAACCTTTCTCAGAAACAGAACTGTCACAGAACAGCAATAGCGACTGCAATTCCAACACACAATACATTGTCCACGAACGCTCTACGCAAGTAATGGAGAAGCTCATCAAAACAACCCCTTTCAAATGCACATCGTGCTCTAAAACATTTGGTAACCTGATGGTCAAACTAAAGGCTCATTTACATGAGGAGTACACGAAGAAATATGCAAGTTTCATCGTTCCCAACATTTTAATCCCTAATGGGGTTTGTGCACCATGCACTAAATAG
- a CDS encoding coatomer subunit zeta (Ortholog(s) have role in retrograde vesicle-mediated transport, Golgi to ER and COPI vesicle coat, cytosol, nucleus localization): MSLNISLYTISAVLILDNEGNRLFAKYYKSSLGEDSANPSSKFPHQFDTQQQQLNFEKSLFSKTYKVNQDILLYDNHLIAYKQTNDLLLYLVAPLNENESLIYSTMNNLFEALTILLDNTVDKQTILDKYDMVCLAIDETIDDGIIIEYDPATIVSRVTNPPSAVYENVNLKNIDISEKGLFNALSFASKKLGERLQQGL; the protein is encoded by the coding sequence ATGTCATTAAATATATCTTTATACACTATATCTGCTGTTCTAATATTAGACAATGAAGGTAATAGACTATTTGCAAAATATTACAAGTCATCTTTAGGTGAAGATTCAGCTAATCCATCAAGTAAATTCCCTCATCAATTTGAcactcaacaacaacaacttaattttgaaaaatcattattttccAAAACCTACAAGGTGAATCAAGacatattattatatgaTAACCATTTAATTGCATACAAGCAAACTAACGATCTTTTATTGTATTTGGTTGCGCCATTAAATGAAAACGAAAgtttgatttattcaaccatgaataatttatttgaagCATTGACTATATTATTGGATAATACTGTTGATAAACAAACCATTTTAGACAAATACGATATGGTCTGTTTAGCAATTGATGAGACTATAGATGACGGAATAATTATTGAGTATGATCCTGCAACTATCGTGAGCAGAGTTACTAATCCACCGTCTGCAGTTTACGAGAACGTGAACTTGAagaatattgatattagtGAAAAGGGGTTGTTCAACGCTTTATCGTTTGCTTCTAAGAAATTGGGTGAAAGATTACAACAAGGATTGTAG